The following coding sequences lie in one Myxococcales bacterium genomic window:
- the nosD gene encoding nitrous oxide reductase family maturation protein NosD gives MKPRVARGGRTAYAVVVAAALGFALEGDPARAAAPSSPSPPRVAEADVGPRDVAAPVGAVVARTFEELRALVEDAGGPPVIALTAQVYRGDLVIRRPVRVAGRHGAVLEGTGGGTVVTVKANDVQVSDVLIRRSGHRNTTEDAGFKATGERVRLDHARVEDTLFGVSFEECKHCAIDAVSVRGFDEPTELRGDGIKLWESHHSTVRRAVVERARDVVVWYTRHATLEDLVVRGSRYGTHLMYAHDAVVRGSRFEGNVVGIFVMYSARMTLEQNFLAGARGAAGMGLGFKDSDAVVARGNWLVANTSGVYLDNTPRTSDAPVVFEGNVLALNDVGLRLHSAAKGLSFRGNDLRQNALVVEADGGGDALAVEFRGNHFTEYEGYDLNGDGVGDVPFEVKALSSDLTESRPTLKFFQGTAAIGLLDAVAHAVPLLSSRKLLVDPAPLVRPPDIQAP, from the coding sequence ATGAAGCCGCGCGTGGCGCGCGGCGGGCGTACGGCGTACGCGGTCGTCGTCGCCGCGGCCCTCGGCTTCGCGCTCGAGGGAGACCCCGCGCGCGCGGCCGCGCCGTCTTCGCCGAGTCCCCCGCGCGTGGCCGAGGCCGACGTGGGGCCCCGCGACGTGGCCGCCCCCGTTGGGGCGGTGGTGGCGCGCACGTTCGAGGAGCTCCGCGCGCTGGTGGAGGACGCCGGCGGGCCTCCGGTGATCGCGCTCACGGCGCAGGTCTACCGTGGCGATCTCGTCATCCGGCGTCCCGTCCGCGTAGCCGGGCGTCACGGCGCCGTGCTCGAGGGTACGGGCGGCGGCACGGTCGTCACCGTGAAGGCGAACGACGTGCAGGTGTCCGACGTGCTCATCCGGCGGTCTGGGCACCGCAACACCACGGAGGACGCGGGCTTCAAGGCGACCGGCGAGCGCGTCCGCCTCGACCACGCGCGCGTCGAGGACACGCTCTTCGGCGTGTCGTTCGAGGAGTGCAAGCACTGCGCGATCGACGCTGTCTCGGTGCGAGGCTTCGACGAGCCGACCGAGCTGCGCGGCGACGGGATCAAGCTCTGGGAGTCGCACCACTCGACCGTCCGACGGGCCGTGGTGGAGCGGGCGCGCGACGTCGTGGTGTGGTACACGCGACACGCCACCCTCGAGGACCTGGTCGTGCGCGGGAGCCGCTACGGTACACACCTCATGTACGCGCACGACGCCGTCGTTCGGGGGAGTCGTTTCGAGGGCAACGTCGTCGGGATCTTCGTCATGTACAGCGCGCGCATGACCCTCGAGCAGAACTTCCTCGCGGGGGCGCGGGGCGCCGCGGGCATGGGGCTCGGCTTCAAAGACAGCGACGCGGTCGTCGCCCGGGGCAACTGGCTCGTCGCGAACACCTCGGGCGTGTACCTCGACAACACCCCGCGCACCTCGGACGCCCCGGTGGTCTTCGAGGGCAACGTGCTCGCGCTGAACGATGTGGGGTTGCGGCTCCACAGCGCGGCGAAGGGCCTCAGCTTTCGCGGCAACGACCTCCGCCAGAACGCGCTCGTCGTGGAGGCGGACGGCGGTGGCGACGCGCTCGCGGTCGAGTTCCGCGGCAACCACTTCACGGAGTACGAGGGCTACGACCTGAACGGCGACGGCGTGGGCGACGTCCCCTTCGAGGTGAAGGCGCTCTCGAGCGACCTCACCGAGTCGCGCCCAACGCTCAAGTTCTTCCAAGGCACCGCCGCGATCGGGCTGCTCGACGCGGTCGCGCACGCCGTGCCGCTGCTCTCGTCGCGCAAGCTGCTCGTCGACCCCGCGCCGCTCGTGCGCCCACCCGATATCCAGGCGCCATGA